In Mongoliitalea daihaiensis, one DNA window encodes the following:
- a CDS encoding electron transfer flavoprotein subunit alpha/FixB family protein, translating into MSILVYLEHADGAVKKTSLEAVSYGKALADKLGAGDVIALGLGSIAEAELAKAGTAGASKVLHVSDERLTAGIIQAHATAVAEVYKSIGASTLVLAKSSLGDAVAARLAVKLDASLVSNVVELPDTSAGYQVKRSIYTGKAFAVTEVTKEHKILAVKKNAVDLKTDGAAAAVEIISVNLSDADFAGKITATDKAEGDILLPEADIVVSGGRGLKGPENWGMIESLAKELGAATGCSKPVSDIGWRPHHEHVGQTGVKVAPTLYVAVGISGAIQHLAGVNSSKCIVVINKDPEAPFFKAADYGIVGDAFEVLPKLTEAVKALK; encoded by the coding sequence ATGAGTATATTAGTATATCTTGAGCACGCAGACGGTGCTGTTAAAAAAACGAGTTTAGAGGCTGTATCATACGGAAAAGCCTTGGCTGATAAGTTAGGTGCCGGAGATGTAATTGCCCTGGGTTTGGGTAGCATCGCTGAGGCAGAATTGGCGAAAGCGGGTACAGCTGGTGCTTCCAAAGTATTGCATGTGTCAGATGAACGATTGACAGCAGGTATTATTCAAGCGCATGCTACGGCTGTAGCAGAAGTGTATAAAAGTATCGGCGCAAGCACGCTAGTTCTAGCGAAGTCATCTTTAGGAGATGCTGTTGCGGCACGTTTGGCTGTAAAATTAGACGCATCGTTGGTTTCCAATGTAGTGGAATTGCCTGATACAAGTGCTGGTTACCAGGTTAAAAGAAGTATTTACACAGGCAAGGCGTTTGCAGTAACGGAGGTTACCAAAGAGCATAAGATATTAGCGGTTAAGAAAAATGCCGTAGATCTTAAAACTGACGGTGCAGCAGCAGCTGTTGAAATTATTTCAGTAAACTTATCAGATGCGGACTTTGCAGGAAAAATTACTGCTACCGATAAAGCGGAAGGAGATATTTTATTGCCTGAAGCAGATATTGTAGTTTCTGGTGGTAGAGGTTTGAAAGGTCCGGAAAACTGGGGCATGATTGAATCATTAGCCAAAGAATTGGGTGCTGCCACAGGTTGTTCCAAGCCAGTTTCTGATATTGGATGGAGACCTCACCATGAGCACGTAGGACAAACAGGTGTGAAAGTTGCACCAACATTGTATGTAGCTGTTGGAATTTCGGGTGCGATTCAACATCTTGCAGGCGTAAATTCTTCAAAGTGTATAGTTGTCATCAATAAAGACCCAGAAGCACCTTTCTTCAAAGCTGCAGATTATGGGATCGTTGGTGATGCTTTTGAAGTTTTACCGAAGTTAACTGAAGCAGTCAAAGCATTAAAATAA
- a CDS encoding electron transfer flavoprotein subunit beta/FixA family protein — MKILVCITHVPDTTSKIQFTDNNTKFDKNGVQFIIGPYDDYALARAVELKEQLGGSLTVLNVGEVDTEPTLRKALAIGADDAIRINAHPKDSLFVANQIAQIAKSNGYDLILMGRESIDFNGGMVHGMVGELLGMPSFSPVMKLEVDGDTVKMAREIEGGKEQVEAKLPLIAGCQEPIAEWKIPNMRGIMSARTKPLQVVEPSNDEVATSVSTFQLPPAKGAVKLIDKDNVDELVKLLKNEAKVL; from the coding sequence ATGAAGATATTAGTTTGTATAACACACGTGCCGGATACCACATCCAAAATCCAGTTTACTGACAATAATACCAAGTTTGATAAGAACGGTGTTCAATTCATTATTGGACCATACGATGACTATGCCTTGGCACGAGCAGTAGAATTGAAGGAACAGTTAGGAGGAAGTTTAACTGTATTGAATGTAGGAGAAGTTGATACTGAACCAACCCTTAGAAAAGCTTTGGCAATTGGTGCTGACGACGCTATCCGTATCAATGCTCATCCAAAAGACTCCTTATTTGTAGCCAATCAAATAGCCCAGATTGCCAAATCAAATGGATATGACTTGATTTTGATGGGGAGGGAGTCTATTGATTTCAATGGAGGTATGGTCCATGGCATGGTAGGAGAACTATTAGGTATGCCTTCTTTTTCTCCTGTAATGAAGTTGGAAGTAGATGGTGACACAGTTAAAATGGCTAGAGAGATTGAAGGTGGTAAGGAGCAAGTTGAGGCTAAATTACCCTTGATTGCTGGTTGCCAAGAGCCAATTGCAGAGTGGAAAATCCCGAACATGAGAGGAATCATGTCTGCCCGTACGAAGCCTTTACAAGTAGTGGAGCCAAGCAATGATGAGGTAGCGACAAGCGTTAGCACTTTCCAGTTGCCACCTGCCAAAGGAGCTGTGAAATTGATAGATAAAGATAATGTAGATGAATTAGTGAAGTTGTTGAAAAATGAAGCCAAAGTGCTTTAA
- a CDS encoding tetratricopeptide repeat protein, with translation MSKLSRIELLQSFAEQEPENPFNWYALAIEFLESEPEQALNYFDKLLIEHKGYLPTYYHAAALFAEFGDLEKAKRTYEEGIVLAKNLSETNALRELQNAYQNFQFEYE, from the coding sequence ATGAGCAAATTGTCCCGAATCGAACTCTTACAATCGTTTGCAGAACAAGAGCCTGAAAATCCATTTAACTGGTATGCACTGGCAATAGAGTTTTTGGAGTCTGAACCAGAACAAGCACTTAATTATTTTGATAAACTCTTAATTGAACATAAAGGTTATCTTCCTACCTATTATCATGCAGCCGCTTTATTTGCTGAATTTGGAGATCTTGAAAAAGCTAAAAGAACCTACGAAGAGGGGATTGTTTTAGCAAAGAATCTTTCAGAAACCAATGCTTTGAGGGAATTACAAAATGCCTATCAGAATTTCCAATTTGAATACGAGTGA
- a CDS encoding zinc-binding dehydrogenase produces MKAVVLNRSVANQLEIKNVEKPKVGEGEVIVQVKAGALNHRDEWCRQGLYPNLKDGVILGSDGAGVVVELGEGVDSSWLKKEVIINPSLNWGEDERVQVKEYKILGMPDNGTLAEFINIKTDRLHEKPSHLSWEEAAALPLGGLTAFRALMVQGRLQKDEKVLVTGFGGGVAQFAVQFAIAAGAEVYVSSSSEEKRQKALSLGVTGAFDYTNEAWVKEAIALTGGFDLIIDSAVGDTFNNLIKLANPGARIVFYGATKGNPTGFDARKVFWNQLQIIGSTMGSDKDFEAMLNFVNQHQIKPVIDHVFSLDEAVQAFDRMKAGSQMGKIVLKG; encoded by the coding sequence ATGAAAGCAGTTGTTTTAAATAGAAGTGTTGCCAATCAGTTAGAAATAAAAAATGTTGAAAAGCCAAAGGTGGGTGAAGGGGAGGTAATAGTACAGGTAAAAGCAGGTGCCTTAAATCATCGGGATGAATGGTGTAGACAGGGATTGTATCCTAATTTAAAGGATGGTGTGATTTTAGGTTCGGATGGTGCTGGTGTGGTGGTTGAATTGGGTGAAGGGGTGGATTCCTCTTGGTTAAAAAAAGAGGTAATCATCAACCCTTCCTTGAATTGGGGTGAAGATGAGCGAGTGCAAGTAAAAGAGTATAAAATTTTGGGAATGCCTGATAATGGTACTTTGGCAGAGTTTATCAACATAAAGACAGACCGTCTTCATGAAAAACCATCCCATCTGTCTTGGGAAGAGGCTGCAGCCCTGCCTTTGGGTGGCTTGACTGCCTTTAGAGCCTTGATGGTTCAAGGAAGACTTCAAAAAGATGAGAAAGTATTGGTAACTGGTTTCGGAGGAGGCGTAGCCCAATTTGCTGTACAATTTGCAATAGCGGCAGGGGCTGAAGTTTATGTAAGCAGCAGTAGTGAAGAAAAACGCCAAAAAGCACTTTCTTTAGGAGTAACAGGAGCTTTTGACTATACCAATGAAGCCTGGGTCAAAGAAGCAATTGCTCTTACCGGAGGTTTTGATTTGATCATCGATTCTGCGGTAGGGGATACTTTTAATAACTTGATTAAATTAGCCAATCCAGGTGCCCGAATAGTTTTTTATGGAGCTACCAAAGGCAATCCTACTGGTTTTGATGCTAGAAAAGTATTCTGGAACCAACTCCAAATCATTGGCTCTACCATGGGTTCAGACAAAGACTTTGAGGCTATGCTTAACTTTGTCAATCAACATCAAATCAAGCCCGTGATTGATCATGTATTTTCCTTAGACGAAGCTGTTCAAGCCTTCGATCGAATGAAGGCAGGGAGTCAGATGGGGAAGATAGTGTTGAAAGGATAA
- the dnaB gene encoding replicative DNA helicase, protein MAENNPGSRDRVIGRKKPDLNTNLGKLPPQALDLEEAVLGALMLEKEALTNVVDLLKTESFYKEAHKVIYQAILELFSESQPIDMLTVTNQLRKTGKLEIAGGAFFITELTSRVSSAANIEYHARIIMEQSMKREMISIASEIQRDAYEDTTDVFELLDKMEQSLFEISEKNIRKNYSDMRSIMKEAILELEAKKGQKDGLTGVPSGFTALDRVTSGWQKSDLVIIAARPAMGKTAFVLSVLRNAAVDHERPVAIFSLEMSSIQLVNRLISSEAELDSEKIKKGTLAEYEWQQLVHKTGKLSKAPLFVDDTPALSILELRAKCRKLKAQHDIQLIVIDYLQLMSGDSKSGGSGGNREQEIASISRGLKKLAKELSVPVIALSQLSRAVETRGGDKRPQLSDLRESGAIEQDADMVMFLYRPEYYGITEDEDGHSTMGVGEVIIAKHRNGSLENVKLRFIGKYTKFTDLEMNVPYKPQDVSYSTKFPSAASGDFETGNTIRLQSKANGDDDPLAGGWGGEPAPF, encoded by the coding sequence ATGGCAGAGAATAATCCCGGCTCTAGAGATAGAGTGATCGGTAGGAAAAAACCCGATTTGAACACCAATTTAGGAAAGTTACCACCACAGGCACTTGATTTGGAAGAGGCTGTGCTAGGGGCATTGATGCTTGAAAAAGAGGCGTTGACTAATGTGGTGGATTTGTTAAAAACTGAAAGTTTCTACAAAGAAGCGCATAAAGTTATTTATCAGGCTATTTTAGAGTTGTTTTCTGAATCCCAACCGATTGACATGCTGACCGTCACTAATCAGTTACGGAAAACGGGGAAATTGGAAATTGCAGGGGGAGCATTTTTTATAACAGAATTAACCTCGCGTGTATCTTCTGCTGCCAATATAGAATATCACGCCCGTATCATCATGGAGCAGTCTATGAAGCGGGAAATGATCAGCATAGCCTCAGAAATTCAGCGGGATGCTTACGAGGATACCACGGATGTATTCGAGCTGCTTGATAAAATGGAGCAGTCACTTTTTGAAATTTCAGAAAAGAATATCCGAAAAAACTATTCCGATATGCGCTCTATTATGAAGGAAGCGATTTTGGAATTAGAAGCGAAAAAAGGACAGAAAGATGGATTGACGGGTGTGCCCAGTGGTTTTACTGCTTTGGACAGAGTTACCTCGGGCTGGCAAAAATCTGATTTAGTGATCATAGCTGCCCGTCCTGCCATGGGTAAGACAGCATTTGTATTGTCTGTTTTGCGCAATGCAGCGGTGGACCATGAAAGACCGGTTGCAATTTTTTCATTGGAGATGTCTTCCATACAGCTGGTCAATCGTCTGATTTCTTCAGAAGCTGAACTAGATTCAGAAAAAATCAAAAAGGGAACCTTAGCAGAATATGAATGGCAGCAGTTGGTTCACAAAACTGGAAAGCTCTCAAAGGCGCCGCTGTTTGTGGATGATACCCCTGCCTTATCTATCTTGGAGTTACGAGCCAAGTGTAGAAAATTAAAAGCTCAGCATGATATTCAGCTGATTGTAATTGACTACTTGCAGTTGATGTCAGGGGATAGTAAGTCTGGTGGTTCGGGTGGTAACCGTGAACAAGAGATTGCGAGTATTTCCCGAGGGTTGAAAAAATTGGCGAAAGAGTTGAGTGTGCCAGTGATTGCGCTTTCGCAGTTGTCCCGAGCTGTGGAGACACGAGGTGGAGATAAGCGTCCACAATTATCCGATTTGAGGGAATCAGGAGCGATTGAGCAAGATGCGGATATGGTAATGTTTTTGTACAGGCCCGAATATTATGGTATCACAGAAGATGAAGATGGACATTCCACCATGGGTGTGGGTGAGGTGATCATTGCTAAGCACAGAAACGGTTCGTTGGAGAATGTCAAACTCCGCTTTATTGGAAAATACACGAAGTTTACAGATTTGGAAATGAATGTACCGTACAAGCCACAAGATGTATCTTACAGCACCAAATTCCCGAGTGCAGCTTCTGGAGATTTTGAAACCGGAAATACTATCAGGTTACAAAGCAAAGCCAACGGAGATGATGATCCATTGGCAGGAGGATGGGGCGGTGAGCCTGCACCTTTCTAA
- a CDS encoding UDP-N-acetylmuramate--L-alanine ligase, giving the protein MSQHYHFIAIGGAVMHNLALSMVQKGYIVTGSDDEIYEPSRTRLEKAGILPNAKGWFPEKIHPGLDGIILGMHARIDNPELQQARALGIPVYSFPEFIYQQSKDKTRIVISGSHGKTSITSMILHVLSFHQLAFDYLVGAQLEGFDLMVKLSDAPIIIIEGDEYLTSPEDRRPKFFHYHHDILLMSGIAWDHFNVFPTFEGYKDQFRQVITMTPDTGVWIYCEEDAEVKTLAAEVSNPAFKTIPYGVHSHRIDAGKTYLSTATGEIPLHIFGAHNLQNLSGALQVCLQIGLTESQFYQAIASFKGAAKRQEVLASSDQSILYRDFAHAPSKLQATVQAVKNQFPERKLIAVQELHTYSSLNKDFVHNYAHTFDMADEAIIYLNPKAVSLKKLELMDLATLREGFQRADLKLFTDIQELKSFLENQNYHQTNLLLMSSGNYDDMDLQNITNKIEQTN; this is encoded by the coding sequence ATGAGTCAACATTACCACTTTATAGCTATCGGCGGTGCTGTTATGCACAATCTCGCCCTCTCCATGGTTCAAAAAGGCTACATCGTCACAGGTTCTGACGATGAAATCTACGAACCCTCCCGTACACGCCTGGAAAAAGCAGGAATACTCCCCAACGCTAAAGGTTGGTTCCCTGAAAAAATCCATCCCGGATTGGATGGAATCATCCTAGGCATGCACGCGCGCATCGATAATCCAGAATTACAACAAGCTAGAGCATTGGGTATTCCGGTCTATTCCTTCCCAGAATTTATCTATCAACAAAGTAAGGATAAAACTCGGATTGTCATCTCAGGAAGTCATGGCAAAACCAGCATTACTTCTATGATTTTGCATGTCTTAAGCTTTCATCAGCTCGCTTTCGACTATCTTGTTGGAGCTCAATTAGAAGGGTTTGACTTGATGGTCAAACTATCGGATGCTCCTATTATCATCATTGAGGGAGATGAATACCTAACCTCTCCGGAGGATAGAAGGCCAAAGTTCTTCCATTACCATCACGACATTCTCCTCATGAGTGGTATTGCTTGGGACCACTTCAATGTATTTCCCACCTTCGAAGGATACAAAGACCAATTCAGGCAGGTCATCACCATGACTCCTGATACGGGGGTTTGGATTTATTGCGAAGAAGATGCCGAAGTAAAAACTTTGGCAGCAGAAGTCTCCAACCCAGCATTCAAAACAATCCCTTACGGTGTCCACTCCCATAGGATTGACGCTGGAAAAACCTATTTATCAACAGCTACGGGTGAAATCCCACTCCATATATTCGGGGCCCACAATTTACAAAACCTCTCCGGTGCCCTTCAGGTATGCCTACAGATAGGCTTGACCGAGAGTCAATTTTATCAGGCAATCGCAAGCTTCAAAGGTGCTGCAAAAAGGCAAGAAGTACTGGCATCTTCCGACCAATCTATCCTTTATCGGGATTTTGCGCATGCCCCTTCCAAACTGCAGGCAACCGTACAGGCAGTAAAAAATCAGTTTCCTGAAAGAAAATTAATTGCTGTACAAGAATTACATACCTACAGTTCGCTCAACAAAGACTTTGTACACAATTATGCGCATACCTTTGATATGGCGGATGAGGCGATTATTTATTTAAATCCAAAAGCCGTATCTTTGAAAAAGCTGGAACTGATGGACCTTGCTACGCTTCGCGAAGGGTTCCAACGCGCAGACTTGAAGCTTTTTACAGACATCCAGGAATTAAAGTCCTTTTTGGAAAACCAAAACTATCATCAAACCAACTTATTACTCATGAGTTCGGGCAACTACGATGACATGGATCTCCAAAACATTACAAATAAAATCGAACAAACGAATTAA
- a CDS encoding 3'-5' exonuclease translates to MNLNIKTPIAFFDIESTGTNVSTDRIVEISILKVHPGGKEELKTELVNPTIPIPAETSAIHGIYDKDVKDKPTFKDLSKDMHQFLAGADLAGFNVLKFDIPLLVEEFLRAGIDFDIEKRNILDAQKIFHMMEKRNLSAAYKFYCGKSLENAHSAEADTVATYEVFKAQIEKYAGETAEDLLGNKIGVFENDMKKIHNILNEKMVDLAGRFIFNEKGEECFNFGKHKGKTIEQVLKEEPSYYDWMMKGDFPLDTKRKFTQVKLRAFNNR, encoded by the coding sequence ATGAATTTGAATATCAAAACCCCCATTGCTTTTTTTGACATCGAATCTACGGGAACGAATGTTTCTACCGATAGAATCGTCGAAATTTCCATTTTAAAAGTTCATCCAGGAGGAAAAGAGGAATTAAAAACAGAGTTGGTCAATCCAACCATACCCATTCCTGCCGAAACATCTGCCATCCATGGCATCTATGACAAGGATGTGAAAGATAAACCAACATTTAAAGATTTATCGAAAGACATGCATCAGTTTTTAGCAGGTGCAGATTTAGCAGGCTTCAATGTGCTAAAATTTGATATTCCATTGTTGGTGGAAGAGTTTTTGAGAGCAGGAATAGATTTCGATATCGAGAAAAGAAATATCCTCGATGCTCAAAAAATCTTCCATATGATGGAAAAGAGAAATCTTTCTGCCGCCTATAAATTCTATTGCGGAAAATCTTTAGAAAATGCTCATAGTGCTGAAGCGGATACCGTAGCAACTTATGAAGTATTCAAGGCCCAAATTGAAAAATATGCTGGAGAAACAGCCGAAGATCTGCTGGGGAATAAAATTGGAGTCTTCGAAAATGACATGAAAAAAATCCACAACATTCTCAACGAGAAAATGGTGGATCTAGCCGGTCGATTTATTTTTAATGAAAAAGGAGAAGAGTGTTTTAATTTTGGTAAACACAAAGGCAAAACAATCGAACAGGTGTTGAAAGAAGAACCTTCTTACTATGATTGGATGATGAAAGGAGATTTCCCATTGGATACCAAGCGCAAATTCACACAGGTGAAGTTGAGGGCTTTCAACAATCGGTAA
- a CDS encoding NAD(P)/FAD-dependent oxidoreductase, whose translation MKKEIQLQLTPEVAYTEELFKAAALKSAGITLSESEVYARQVKRSIDARGRQVKINVTAEVFVKEAPEPMLTFHNDYPNVRNAEPIIIVGAGPAGMFAALRAIELGVKPILIERGKDVRARRRDLAAINKDHIVNPESNYCFGEGGAGTYSDGKLYTRSKKRGDIRRIMEIFVAHGATEEILVDSHPHIGTNKLPKLVAELRNSILEAGGEVLFDTKVVDFILDGNEMKGVVLQNGEKVLGKGVILATGHSARDIFHLLHQKQILIEAKPFALGVRIEHRQNLIDQIQYHCEVDRGPYLPASYYSLVQQTEYQGKQRGVFSFCMCPGGFIVPAATAPGELVVNGMSPSRRDSKYANSGMVVAVELEDLPQYAHYGPLAAMMFQAEVEQKAWKMGGETQVAPAQRMVDFTNRKVSESLLDTSYQPGLSSVDMHAVLPKMISERLRQGLVAFGKKMKGYLTNEAQLIGIESRTSSPVRIPRDKESFEHPIIKGLYPCGEGAGYAGGIVSAAMDGERCAERLVEKYVRR comes from the coding sequence ATGAAAAAAGAAATTCAATTACAACTGACGCCGGAAGTGGCGTACACGGAAGAGCTTTTTAAAGCTGCGGCGTTAAAATCTGCTGGAATAACGCTATCAGAATCAGAGGTATATGCCCGTCAAGTCAAACGATCCATTGATGCACGTGGAAGGCAGGTGAAAATCAATGTTACCGCAGAGGTTTTTGTGAAAGAAGCACCCGAGCCTATGCTCACTTTTCACAACGATTACCCGAATGTCAGAAATGCTGAACCCATCATCATTGTAGGGGCAGGTCCTGCTGGAATGTTTGCTGCCTTGCGGGCAATTGAATTAGGTGTCAAACCTATATTGATTGAGAGAGGGAAAGATGTACGTGCCCGCAGAAGGGATTTGGCGGCAATCAACAAAGACCATATCGTTAATCCAGAATCCAATTACTGTTTTGGTGAAGGTGGTGCAGGAACTTATTCTGATGGAAAGTTATATACTCGCTCCAAGAAGCGAGGTGACATCCGCCGCATTATGGAGATTTTTGTAGCTCATGGAGCTACGGAAGAGATTTTGGTGGACTCCCATCCACATATTGGAACAAACAAACTTCCCAAATTGGTGGCCGAACTCAGAAATTCCATCCTCGAGGCTGGGGGAGAGGTACTTTTTGATACCAAGGTGGTAGATTTCATCTTAGATGGGAATGAAATGAAAGGAGTCGTTCTTCAGAATGGAGAAAAAGTCCTTGGCAAAGGTGTGATTTTAGCCACAGGACACTCTGCTCGGGATATTTTTCATTTGCTCCATCAAAAACAAATCTTGATTGAGGCTAAGCCCTTTGCTTTAGGGGTTAGGATCGAGCATAGGCAAAACTTGATTGATCAGATTCAGTATCATTGTGAAGTGGATAGGGGGCCATATTTACCTGCTTCCTATTATTCCTTGGTACAGCAGACGGAATATCAAGGGAAGCAGCGTGGGGTGTTTTCGTTTTGCATGTGCCCAGGTGGATTTATTGTTCCGGCCGCTACTGCACCAGGAGAGTTGGTTGTGAATGGGATGTCTCCAAGTAGGAGGGATAGCAAATATGCCAATTCGGGAATGGTTGTGGCTGTAGAACTCGAGGATTTACCTCAATATGCGCATTATGGCCCCTTAGCCGCAATGATGTTTCAAGCAGAAGTGGAGCAAAAGGCTTGGAAGATGGGGGGAGAAACTCAGGTTGCTCCAGCGCAGCGTATGGTCGATTTTACTAACAGAAAGGTCAGTGAGTCCTTATTGGATACATCTTACCAGCCAGGACTTTCCTCGGTAGATATGCATGCGGTATTACCTAAAATGATATCAGAAAGATTAAGACAGGGTTTAGTTGCTTTTGGTAAGAAGATGAAAGGGTATTTGACCAATGAAGCTCAACTGATCGGAATAGAAAGCAGAACTTCCTCTCCTGTGAGAATTCCTCGCGATAAAGAGTCCTTTGAACATCCGATTATCAAGGGCTTGTATCCTTGTGGTGAAGGGGCAGGGTATGCTGGAGGAATTGTTTCCGCTGCCATGGATGGAGAGCGATGTGCAGAACGATTGGTTGAGAAGTATGTAAGACGTTAA
- a CDS encoding tryptophan 2,3-dioxygenase family protein, which yields MNPAETPKHILEKIEQLQEKFKASGQDLSSYLEGLLYADYMTYWDYINLDMLLSLQQPRTSFKDEKIFIIYHQITELYFKLIIWEMEQLADEPAIKASFFKARLERVLMYFDQLIASFAVMWKGMEKEQFLKFRMSLLPSSGFQSAQYRVIEILATEAHQLLHRDKRADLQGERQTAVLFDNLYWQHGAKELATGEKTLTLKTFEKKYGKELKELIDAYGTKNLWKKYESCEDKDEELKELMRSLDLKANVFWPLAHYKSAVRYLHRDPHDIAATGGTNWQKYLPPRFQKVIFYPELWTQEEMDEWGKGWVVKEIFGNEES from the coding sequence ATGAACCCAGCAGAGACCCCAAAACACATTTTAGAGAAGATAGAGCAACTTCAGGAGAAATTTAAAGCTTCCGGGCAAGACCTCTCTTCCTATTTGGAAGGGTTGCTGTATGCGGATTATATGACCTATTGGGATTATATCAACTTGGATATGCTGCTCTCTTTGCAGCAGCCGAGGACCTCTTTCAAGGATGAAAAAATCTTTATCATCTACCATCAAATCACTGAGCTTTATTTCAAATTAATCATTTGGGAAATGGAGCAGTTGGCAGATGAGCCTGCAATCAAAGCTTCCTTTTTCAAAGCTAGATTGGAGCGTGTCCTGATGTATTTTGATCAATTAATAGCCTCTTTTGCAGTGATGTGGAAGGGTATGGAGAAAGAGCAGTTTCTTAAATTCCGAATGTCTTTACTTCCTTCCAGTGGCTTCCAAAGTGCCCAGTATCGAGTGATTGAAATCCTTGCGACAGAGGCACATCAATTGCTTCACAGAGATAAACGAGCAGACTTGCAAGGAGAAAGACAGACAGCAGTACTATTTGATAATTTGTATTGGCAACACGGGGCTAAGGAATTGGCCACAGGAGAAAAAACACTGACCTTAAAAACCTTTGAAAAAAAATATGGAAAGGAATTAAAGGAATTGATTGATGCTTATGGGACTAAAAATCTATGGAAAAAATATGAATCCTGTGAAGATAAGGACGAGGAACTAAAAGAGTTGATGCGTAGTCTGGACCTGAAAGCTAATGTCTTTTGGCCCTTGGCACATTATAAATCTGCGGTACGCTACTTGCATCGTGACCCTCATGATATTGCAGCTACGGGTGGTACCAACTGGCAAAAATACCTTCCCCCACGTTTCCAAAAAGTAATCTTTTATCCCGAACTTTGGACCCAAGAAGAGATGGATGAATGGGGAAAAGGATGGGTAGTGAAGGAAATATTTGGGAATGAGGAGAGTTAG
- a CDS encoding acyl-CoA dehydrogenase family protein, whose product MEQLTAVHKSSKQDTFEGVDFYQVDDLLTEEHLLIRSSVRDFVKREISPYIEDWAQRAHFPYEIVKKFGDVGAFGPQIPAEYGGGGLDYIAYGLVMQEIERGDSGMRSTASVQGSLVMYPIYKFGSEEQKHKYLPKLASGEMLGCFGLTEPDFGSNPSGMVTNFKDMGDHYLLNGAKMWISNSPKADIAVVWAKNEAGRIHGLIVERGMEGFSTPETHGKWSLRASATGELVFDNVKVPKENLLPNKSGLGAPMMCLDSARFGIAWGAVGAAMDCYESARKYAAERIQFDKPIGSFQLIQKKLAEMLSEITKAQLLNWKLGKMINEGKATTAHISLAKRNNVAMALDIAREARQIHGGMGITGEYPMMRHMMNLESVITYEGTHDIHLLILGHEITGIPAFK is encoded by the coding sequence ATGGAACAACTGACAGCAGTACACAAATCATCCAAGCAAGACACATTTGAGGGGGTAGATTTTTACCAAGTGGATGATTTACTGACCGAAGAGCATTTGTTGATTCGTTCATCCGTCCGTGATTTTGTAAAAAGAGAAATCAGCCCATATATTGAGGATTGGGCACAGCGTGCACATTTCCCTTATGAAATCGTAAAGAAATTCGGTGATGTGGGAGCATTTGGTCCACAAATTCCTGCCGAGTACGGAGGTGGTGGTTTGGATTACATTGCCTATGGATTGGTGATGCAAGAAATCGAACGGGGCGACTCTGGCATGCGTTCCACTGCATCCGTTCAAGGTTCCTTGGTAATGTACCCAATTTACAAGTTTGGTTCTGAGGAACAAAAACACAAATACCTTCCAAAATTAGCTTCTGGAGAAATGCTGGGATGCTTTGGATTGACTGAGCCTGACTTTGGTTCAAATCCCTCCGGCATGGTTACCAACTTCAAAGATATGGGAGACCATTACTTGTTGAATGGCGCTAAAATGTGGATTTCCAACTCTCCTAAAGCCGATATTGCGGTGGTTTGGGCTAAGAATGAAGCAGGTAGAATCCATGGATTGATTGTAGAGCGAGGTATGGAAGGATTCTCTACACCTGAAACACACGGCAAGTGGTCTTTGAGAGCTTCTGCTACTGGTGAACTGGTCTTTGATAATGTAAAAGTTCCTAAAGAAAACTTACTTCCCAATAAAAGTGGACTCGGAGCTCCCATGATGTGCTTAGATTCTGCCCGCTTTGGAATTGCTTGGGGTGCAGTTGGTGCAGCGATGGATTGTTATGAATCCGCTCGCAAGTATGCTGCGGAACGTATTCAATTTGACAAACCCATCGGTTCTTTTCAGTTGATCCAAAAGAAATTGGCAGAAATGCTTTCAGAAATCACCAAAGCTCAATTGCTCAATTGGAAATTAGGAAAAATGATAAATGAGGGAAAAGCTACTACTGCACACATCTCCTTGGCAAAACGAAATAATGTAGCTATGGCCTTAGATATCGCTCGTGAAGCACGGCAGATACATGGTGGCATGGGTATCACTGGAGAATACCCCATGATGCGACACATGATGAATCTAGAATCTGTCATCACCTATGAAGGAACTCATGATATCCATTTGTTGATCTTGGGTCATGAGATTACGGGTATTCCTGCTTTCAAGTAA